A genomic stretch from Diachasmimorpha longicaudata isolate KC_UGA_2023 chromosome 2, iyDiaLong2, whole genome shotgun sequence includes:
- the LOC135172590 gene encoding protein NYNRIN-like, with the protein MTQEVKRYVNDCEICMRVKNNQHPIHGPMSSRPTQTPWTKFAIDTADMTTRSKKGNFHIVVVQDLGKKYIELFPTRDKKATTIVKILESVFERWGTPRTLISDNGKEYCNIDVSTLLFARGVIHHTTPISHPQSNPVEHVNRTVKPMISAFIKDHQSEWDINLWKFQLAYNTSCSTSCRNTSLPTKDKRLAKKNRNAATRVRIQVGSEVYYPNKKLSNKIENYNAKVAHRCRGPTIIDKILGPMKVELVDKTGKKVGKYYVADLKFPRRSLRRYDENNLAQVMVFGNLAWPINLLYLHDNKHLGHYPLPRGGLEKSILSTSSDGRKTLSNHDGAGSQVTDAGLAPTGNILGVRDNKK; encoded by the exons ATGACCCAGGAGGTAAAACGGTACGTGAATGACTGCGAAATATGTATGCGAGTCAAAAATAATCAGCACCCTATCCATGGACCAATGTCATCGCGACCGACTCAAACTCCCTGGACGAAGTTCGCAATAGACACAGCAGACATGACAACTAGGTcgaaaaaaggaaatttcCATATCGTAGTTGTTCAGGATTTAGGGAAGAAATATATCGAGTTGTTTCCCACGCGTGATAAAAAAGCTACAACAATAGTAAAGATTCTAGAGTCGGTATTCGAACGCTGGGGCACTCCCAGGACTTTAATTTCTGATAACGGCAAGGAATATTGCAATATAGATGTCTCAACTCTCTTGTTCGCTAGAGGAGTTATACATCATACGACTCCCATAAGCCATCCACAATCAAATCCAGTGGAACACGTGAATAGGACAGTGAAGCCAATGATAAGCGCATTCATTAAAGATCACCAGAGCGAATGGGAtataaatttatggaaatttcagTTGGCCTACAATACCTCATGCAGTACCTCATGCAGAAACACGAGTTTGCCC ACAAAGGATAAACGTTTAGCTAAAAAGAATCGGAATGCGGCTACCCGGGTTAGAATCCAAGTGGGTTCTGAAGTCTATTAccctaataaaaaattgagtaataaaatagaaaactaTAATGCTAAAGTGGCTCATCGCTGTCGAGGTCCCAcgataattgataaaatattggGTCCAATGAAAGTAGAATTAGTCGATAAAACCGGTAAAAAAGTAGGGAAATACTATGTAGCTGACCTAAAATTTCCGCGACGTAGTCTTAGAC GTTatgatgaaaacaaccttgcacaggttatggttttcggaaacctcgcatggcctattaatctactctacttacatgataacaaacacttaggccattacccactgccaagggggggtttggaaaaatccatactgtcgacCAGTTCGGATGGGCGAAAGACACttagcaaccatgacggcgccggGTCACAAGTGACCGACGCAGGCTTGGCTCCCACGGGGAACATTCTGGGTGTTAGGGATAacaagaaatag
- the LOC135172591 gene encoding uncharacterized protein LOC135172591, translated as MRWRRTFEDLDLLALSLREKLLQKCINRTTGQMTVRGSLRDTDLDEHLKLLSILLEVLREAKLTINREKSSFACRSVKYLGYIINEHGMRPDPGKIQPITNYPVPRDRTQLRQFNGMVNWYHRHLKSIAKVQGPLNKLTSPKHPWRWTDDEQKAFDEVKQSLIVIPRLCVPVPGQPFILYTDASDFGSGAILVQKDLETD; from the exons ATGAGATGGCGTAGAACATTCGAGGATCTTGACC TTTTGGCATTGAGTCTTAGAGAGAAACTCTTACAAAAATGTATAAATCGTACTACCGGTCAAATGACCGTTCGTGGTAG TTTGCGAGACACTGATCTAGACGAACACcttaaattattatcaattctGTTGGAGGTCCTACGAGAAGCAAAATTGACAATCAATCGAGAAAAGAGCAGTTTCGCGTGTCGGAGTGTTAAGTATCTCGGATACATTATTAATGAACACGGGATGCGGCCGGACCCCGGGAAAATTCAACCAATAACTAATTATCCTGTGCCGCGCGATCGCACTCAGCTTCGGCAATTCAACGGAATGGTTAACTGGTACCATCGACACTTGAAAAGTATTGCTAAGGTCCAAGGaccattaaataaattaacaagTCCTAAACATCCATGGCGATGGACTGATGACGAACAGAAAGCTTTTGATGAAGTGAAACAATCTCTGATAGTCATTCCGCGCTTGTGCGTGCCGGTCCCGGGTCAACCGTTTATCCTGTATACAGACGCTAGTGATTTTGGATCAGGGGCAATACTAGTACAGAAGGACCTGGAGACAGATTAA
- the LOC135159793 gene encoding piggyBac transposable element-derived protein 4-like, protein MSRRLRSANVLLGRINDIDAECSEDDQEILDMENNNTENYDPLETDSNTDENEENISNVHRRRKRRRFLVSSDSENEEEVSEIAMHGTVWQEVKIGSYPGRAPGHNIFRETSGPTGYSKRNIMKGEVRTAFSVIIDKNIIELIRKCTEAEAFRVLGYKWELSTAKLYAFFAILYARGAYEAKNIDIALLWNKKWGPPFFSNTMSRHDFTEIMRFIRFDDRNQRSQRLQTDKFAIISEVWYKFIDNSQNCYKPGPYITIDEQLFPTKARCRFTQYMPNKPDKFGIKFWLASDVRSKYIINGFPYLGKDESREPSVPLGEFVTMKLAKPYVGCGRNITTDNFFTSLPLATKLLARKTTIVGTIRANRKELPRLAKLKNDDMALFSTKLYRSNNCMLTVYKAKPRKKVRILRSMHNSVQIEKNDTRTPETIQLYNSTKFGVDVTDQMARNYSVKSKSRRWPLQVFFNILDLAGINAWVLYKETTGGEITRQEFLFQLAEELAIEYQQELGKKNQPIPIASTSTGSRERKTCQIRYCKDDKTNKICLKCKKYVCGKCTVEKPICKKCDENE, encoded by the coding sequence ATGTCAAGACGTTTGAGGAGTGCGAATGTATTATTAGGGAGAATAAATGATATCGATGCGGAATGTTCTGAAGATGATCAGGAAATTCTGGATATGGAAAATAACAATACGGAAAATTATGATCCACTTGAAACAGATTCGAACACCGATGAGAACGAAGAGAATATTTCGAACGTACATAGACGACGAAAGAGAAGGAGATTTTTAGTTAGTTCCGATAGTGAGAATGAGGAAGAAGTAAGCGAAATTGCGATGCACGGAACTGTTTGGCAGGAAGTAAAAATAGGGTCTTATCCTGGAAGAGCACCTGGTCATAATATTTTTAGGGAAACATCAGGCCCGACTGGGTACAGTAAACGTAATATTATGAAAGGCGAAGTTAGGACGGCATTTTCTGTGATAATTGATAAGAATATAATCGAACTTATAAGAAAGTGCACAGAGGCAGAGGCATTTAGAGTGTTGGGATATAAATGGGAACTGTCTACTGCAAAGTTATATGCATTTTTTGCAATTCTGTATGCACGCGGCGCATATGAGGCTAAGAATATAGATATAGCACTTCTATGGAATAAAAAGTGGGGCCCGCCTTTTTTCTCAAATACTATGAGTAGACATGACTTTACGGAGATTATGAGATTTATTCGATTTGACGACAGAAATCAACGAAGCCAACGGTTACAAACCGATAAATTTGCTATAATTTCCGAAGTTTGGTACAAGTTTATTGACAACAGTCAAAATTGTTATAAACCAGGACCATATATTACTATTGACGAACAATTGTTTCCAACGAAAGCAAGGTGTAGATTTACTCAATACATGCCCAATAAACCGGACAAATTTGGTATAAAATTCTGGTTAGCATCCGATGTGCGTagcaaatatataataaacgGCTTTCCATATTTGGGAAAAGATGAAAGTAGAGAACCCTCAGTTCCTCTTGGAGAGTTTGTCACTATGAAATTAGCAAAACCGTATGTAGGATGTGGAAGAAATATAACCACGGACAACTTTTTTACAAGCCTACCTTTAGCAACAAAACTTTTAGCCAGAAAAACTACGATTGTCGGGACAATTAGAGCAAATAGAAAAGAGCTACCAAGACTGGCAAAACTGAAAAATGACGACATGGCACTTTTTTCAACCAAACTCTATCGCTCAAATAATTGTATGTTGACAGTTTACAAAGCCAAACCAAGAAAGAAAGTTCGAATTCTCAGGTCAATGCACAACTCcgtacaaattgaaaaaaatgacaccCGAACACCGGAGACAATTCAATTATATAATAGCACCAAGTTTGGCGTAGATGTGACCGACCAAATGGCCAGAAATTATTCGGTAAAATCTAAATCTCGGAGATGGCCTTTacaagtattttttaatatcttgGATTTAGCCGGGATAAATGCATGGGTGTTATATAAAGAAACTACGGGAGGAGAAATTACAAGACAGGaatttctatttcaattgGCAGAAGAACTTGCCATCGAATACCAACAAGAGCtcggcaaaaaaaatcaaccaatACCCATCGCAAGTACAAGTACAGGTTCTCGTGAACGGAAAACATGTCAGATAAGGTATTGTAAAGATGATAAGACGAACAAAATCTGTCTAAAATGTAAAAAGTACGTATGCGGAAAATGTACAGTTGAGAAGCCCATTTGTAAAAAATGCGACGAAAACGAATAA
- the LOC135159792 gene encoding uncharacterized protein LOC135159792 — MSESPAKKAHRREMARLRTQRWRQRQRARESAVREGHSPCADFPINEEESIPIKMELNHDSDGGVMEMDLSNRELNVSNEFLECQQSMNTCFSEVNLESSDDDNERNYNTRYEPTLSEDEGDFNYLDESPDDNESEDDVEPNELEAFRQWAIESRISHRQLDPLLRIFGERLLPQLPKSSKTFLKTTSVKYNIEIFDRGNNSEFVYFEIAESLKRIINPKLHEKNEIYLLIHVDGTSPYKSSDTQFWPILGKVYFQPDIYKVFPIAIYNGVGKPHNIHRYLERFVTEINEILQGIVIENKRFNVFLKAFVCDRPARSFMKCIKNHGAHRACEGCNVQGTWIDKRTVYLETDSPERTDESFRCQEDKLHHDGISPLLRINPPIDFIKQVCMESMHLLWLGIMKKFLVDIWLHGDSDNRFSQNQKKEFSEKLLLMSTQVPREFQRSTQSLNNISKWKATQFRFMALYIGPILLKPCLSEDHYKHFLLFHVACRILNSSDLALKYHRIAKEFMILFVKLSEKLYGKKNQVLNLHTLLHSADDVVYMGCPLSDITAFPFESALGSVKRMLRSGYRPLAQICRRICEQHLNNQVKAELPRITQTLRRLRPDPSGDTRVKTVSHKGCTLTTSRPNNWVILNDGKVLEIDEMFIRSSESRVRISGI; from the coding sequence ATGTCTGAATCCCCTGCGAAAAAAGCACACAGGAGAGAAATGGCACGGTTAAGAACACAACGATGGCGTCAACGACAACGGGCACGTGAATCTGCAGTCAGAGAAGGTCATTCCCCATGTGCTGACTTCCCAATAAATGAGGAGGAATCTATTCCGATAAAGATGGAGCTCAACCACGATTCAGATGGGGGAGTAATGGAAATGGATCTCTCAAACAGGGAACTGAATGTCTCAAACGAATTTTTAGAATGTCAACAGTCGATGAACACATGTTTTAGTGAGGTGAACCTTGAATCAAGTGATGATGACAATGAAAGGAATTATAATACTCGTTATGAGCCAACGTTGAGTGAAGATGAAggtgattttaattatttagacGAATCACCAGATGATAATGAATCAGAGGATGATGTTGAACCGAACGAACTCGAGGCATTTAGGCAGTGGGCCATAGAATCGAGGATCTCTCACAGACAGCTGGATCCACTACTgagaatttttggggaaagaCTCCTTCCACAATTGCCAAAGTCATCAAAAACATTCCTCAAAACGACCTCAGTTAAATACAACATAGAAATTTTTGACAGGGGAAATAATAGTGAATTCGTTTATTTTGAGATAGCTGAAAGTTTGAAAAGAATAATCAATCCCAaacttcatgaaaaaaatgaaatatatctCCTCATCCATGTTGATGGTACCTCACCATATAAATCCAGTGATACACAGTTTTGGCCAATTTTAGGTAAAGTCTATTTTCAACCAGATATTTATAAAGTTTTTCCAATTGCAATATATAATGGTGTAGGGAAGCCACATAATATTCATCGCTACCTTGAACGGTTCGTGACAGAGATAAACGAAATTTTACAAGGCATTGTGATCGAGAACAAACGTTTCAATGTATTTCTGAAGGCCTTCGTTTGCGACAGACCTGCGAGGTCCTTTATGAAGTGCATTAAAAATCATGGTGCGCATCGAGCATGCGAAGGGTGCAACGTTCAGGGCACATGGATTGACAAACGTACAGTATACTTAGAGACAGATTCCCCAGAAAGGACCGATGAATCATTCCGTTGCCAAGAAGACAAATTACACCATGATGGTATTTCACCTCTGCTAAGAATCAATCCACCGATCGACTTCATTAAGCAGGTCTGTATGGAATCGATGCACCTCCTGTGGTTGGGGATCATGAAAAAGTTTTTGGTCGATATTTGGTTACATGGAGATAGTGACAATCGATTCAGTCAAAATcagaaaaaagaattttcagaAAAGTTGTTGTTGATGAGTACGCAAGTACCTAGAGAATTTCAGAGGTCAACTCAATCACTAAATAATATATCGAAGTGGAAGGCCACTCAGTTCCGATTTATGGCGTTGTACATAGGGCCAATCCTACTGAAGCCATGTCTATCTGAGGATCACTACAAGCATTTCCTTCTTTTCCACGTCGCCTGCAGGATCTTGAATTCTAGTGATTTAGCgctgaagtatcacagaataGCTAAAGAGTTCATGATACTTTTTGTGAAactgagtgaaaaattatatggGAAAAAAAACCAAGTTCTAAATCTCCACACTCTCCTCCATTCGGCCGACGATGTCGTCTACATGGGATGTCCCCTCAGCGACATCACTGCTTTTCCCTTCGAAAGTGCATTGGGCAGTGTAAAGCGCATGTTACGCTCAGGATACAGGCCATTGGCACAAATATGCCGGCGTATCTGTGAACAACATCTGAACAATCAGGTAAAAGCTGAATTGCCACGTATCACACAAACTTTGAGGAGATTACGTCCCGATCCATCTGGGGACACTCGAGTCAAGACGGTTTCTCACAAAGGGTGCACACTGACAACCTCGAGGCCTAACAATTGGGTTATCTTAAATGATGGGAAAGTCCTGGAGATCGACGAGATGTTCATTAGGTCTTCAGAATCCCGTGTGAGAATATCTGGTATATAA
- the LOC135159794 gene encoding uncharacterized protein LOC135159794 isoform X2 — MIRLRKTNHNHYEIKGLFSQAGGPLDDKDDDRISTEVDESSDTGDKENVKKQRNKRSDGERKRKQIVADSSPEMEIEKSSKLREERRKVVSDSSPEEFVKHQGSTEIDKEMEIARSKSSTSKKTKTQGLLTASSASNITNSDQKVVGDHDVTDSVDVQPSSSRRRFDCEKRRSTSMMDDSPQSTPKSSHASIVHTPATFPRIKSTVALAQHLPNSDQDSHQLLLLCLRLLRNLTSAVGQLKGDMVQMREDWSNDRRRNVERQVPLSGNLHHHYCDSVDKFNQFNNRLLREQDFRNTICARISSLINVKKSLSKNIGFILKPLMTKELLQHYTAQKKTGDKLLFTTLPIWSCIKEELKKEASKKKIPEYKDAELLQGLGGTINNCRSWKKNNEDHNDNNGRDEEAAGGNVVEDGAQNADD; from the exons atgattagatTAAGAAAGACGAATCACAATCATTATGAGATCAAAGGCCTCTTTTCTCAGGCAGGTGGACCTCTAGATGATAAGGATGATGATAGGATTTCAACAGAAGTCG aTGAGTCTTCGGATACAGGAGATAAAGAAAACGTTAAAAAGCAGAGAAATAAACGTTCTGACGGAGAAAGAAAACGCAAGCAAATTGTCGCCGATTCCTCACCGGAAATGGAGATTGAAAAGTCATCGAAACTTCGTGAGGAACGAAGGAAAGTTGTCTCCGATTCTTCACCCGAAGAATTTGTCAAAC ACCAAGGCAGCACTGAAATTGATAAAGAAATGGAAATTGCAAGGTCTAAATCATCGACCAGTAAAAAGACAAAAACTCAAGGACTTTTGACAGCCTCCTCCGCTTCAAATATCACAAATTCAG ATCAAAAAGTAGTTGGAGACCATGATGTTACTGACAGTGTGGATGTTCAACCTTCGTCATCCAGACGCAGATTCGACTGTGAGAAAAGGAGATCGACATCAATGATGGACGATTCTCCTCAATCTACGCCCAAGTCCTCCCACGCAAGCATAGTGCATACTCCAGCTACATTTCCTCGAATAAAGTCGACAGTGGCCCTTGCTCAACATCTTCCAAATTCGGACCAAGACTCTCATCAACTTCTACTATTATGTCTTCGACTGTTGCGGAATTTAACATCAGCGGTGGGCCAGTTAAAAGGAGACATGGTGCAGATGCGCGAGGATTGGTCCAATGACCGCAGAAGAAACGTTGAGAGACAGGTACCCCTCAGTGGGAATTTGCATCATCATTATTGTGACAGCGTTGATAAGTTTAATCAGTTCAACAACAGGCTCCTCCGTGAGCAAGATTTCCGTAACACCATT tgtgCCCGAATTTCTAGTCTCATCAATGTAAAGAAATCCTTATCGAAGAACATTGGTTTCATCCTGAAGCCTCTTATGACTAAAGAACTTCTCCAGCACTATACTGCCCAAAAAAAGACGGGAGACAAGTTGTTATTCACAACTTTACCAATATGGTCTTGCATAAAAG AGGAATTAAAGAAAGAAGCCAGCAAAAAGAAGATTCCAGAGTATAAAGATGCAGAACTGTTGCAAGGCTTGGGTGGTACCATCAATAATTGTCGttcctggaagaaaaacaACGAGGACCACAATGACAATAATGGCAGAGATGAGGAGGCAGCTGGAGGAAATGTTGTGGAAGATggtgcacaaaatgcagacgACTGA
- the LOC135159794 gene encoding uncharacterized protein LOC135159794 isoform X1: MIRLRKTNHNHYEIKGLFSQAGGPLDDKDDDRISTEVDESSDTGDKENVKKQRNKRSDGERKRKQIVADSSPEMEIEKSSKLREERRKVVSDSSPEEFVKRKKISKKKTVFTDSSPEPSSKRRRIEKKKTDQGSTEIDKEMEIARSKSSTSKKTKTQGLLTASSASNITNSDQKVVGDHDVTDSVDVQPSSSRRRFDCEKRRSTSMMDDSPQSTPKSSHASIVHTPATFPRIKSTVALAQHLPNSDQDSHQLLLLCLRLLRNLTSAVGQLKGDMVQMREDWSNDRRRNVERQVPLSGNLHHHYCDSVDKFNQFNNRLLREQDFRNTICARISSLINVKKSLSKNIGFILKPLMTKELLQHYTAQKKTGDKLLFTTLPIWSCIKEELKKEASKKKIPEYKDAELLQGLGGTINNCRSWKKNNEDHNDNNGRDEEAAGGNVVEDGAQNADD, from the exons atgattagatTAAGAAAGACGAATCACAATCATTATGAGATCAAAGGCCTCTTTTCTCAGGCAGGTGGACCTCTAGATGATAAGGATGATGATAGGATTTCAACAGAAGTCG aTGAGTCTTCGGATACAGGAGATAAAGAAAACGTTAAAAAGCAGAGAAATAAACGTTCTGACGGAGAAAGAAAACGCAAGCAAATTGTCGCCGATTCCTCACCGGAAATGGAGATTGAAAAGTCATCGAAACTTCGTGAGGAACGAAGGAAAGTTGTCTCCGATTCTTCACCCGAAGAATTTGTCAAACGTAAGAAGATCAGTAAGAAAAAGACAGTTTTCACAGACTCTTCACCTGAACCATCTTCTAAACGTCgaagaattgagaaaaaaaagacgg ACCAAGGCAGCACTGAAATTGATAAAGAAATGGAAATTGCAAGGTCTAAATCATCGACCAGTAAAAAGACAAAAACTCAAGGACTTTTGACAGCCTCCTCCGCTTCAAATATCACAAATTCAG ATCAAAAAGTAGTTGGAGACCATGATGTTACTGACAGTGTGGATGTTCAACCTTCGTCATCCAGACGCAGATTCGACTGTGAGAAAAGGAGATCGACATCAATGATGGACGATTCTCCTCAATCTACGCCCAAGTCCTCCCACGCAAGCATAGTGCATACTCCAGCTACATTTCCTCGAATAAAGTCGACAGTGGCCCTTGCTCAACATCTTCCAAATTCGGACCAAGACTCTCATCAACTTCTACTATTATGTCTTCGACTGTTGCGGAATTTAACATCAGCGGTGGGCCAGTTAAAAGGAGACATGGTGCAGATGCGCGAGGATTGGTCCAATGACCGCAGAAGAAACGTTGAGAGACAGGTACCCCTCAGTGGGAATTTGCATCATCATTATTGTGACAGCGTTGATAAGTTTAATCAGTTCAACAACAGGCTCCTCCGTGAGCAAGATTTCCGTAACACCATT tgtgCCCGAATTTCTAGTCTCATCAATGTAAAGAAATCCTTATCGAAGAACATTGGTTTCATCCTGAAGCCTCTTATGACTAAAGAACTTCTCCAGCACTATACTGCCCAAAAAAAGACGGGAGACAAGTTGTTATTCACAACTTTACCAATATGGTCTTGCATAAAAG AGGAATTAAAGAAAGAAGCCAGCAAAAAGAAGATTCCAGAGTATAAAGATGCAGAACTGTTGCAAGGCTTGGGTGGTACCATCAATAATTGTCGttcctggaagaaaaacaACGAGGACCACAATGACAATAATGGCAGAGATGAGGAGGCAGCTGGAGGAAATGTTGTGGAAGATggtgcacaaaatgcagacgACTGA
- the LOC135159794 gene encoding uncharacterized protein LOC135159794 isoform X3, whose protein sequence is MIRLRKTNHNHYEIKGLFSQAGGPLDDKDDDRISTEVDESSDTGDKENVKKQRNKRSDGERKRKQIVADSSPEMEIEKSSKLREERRKVVSDSSPEEFVKRKKISKKKTVFTDSSPEPSSKRRRIEKKKTDQGSTEIDKEMEIARSKSSTSKKTKTQGLLTASSASNITNSDQKVVGDHDVTDSVDVQPSSSRRRFDCEKRRSTSMMDDSPQSTPKSSHASIVHTPATFPRIKSTVALAQHLPNSDQDSHQLLLLCLRLLRNLTSAVGQLKGDMVQMREDWSNDRRRNVERQCARISSLINVKKSLSKNIGFILKPLMTKELLQHYTAQKKTGDKLLFTTLPIWSCIKEELKKEASKKKIPEYKDAELLQGLGGTINNCRSWKKNNEDHNDNNGRDEEAAGGNVVEDGAQNADD, encoded by the exons atgattagatTAAGAAAGACGAATCACAATCATTATGAGATCAAAGGCCTCTTTTCTCAGGCAGGTGGACCTCTAGATGATAAGGATGATGATAGGATTTCAACAGAAGTCG aTGAGTCTTCGGATACAGGAGATAAAGAAAACGTTAAAAAGCAGAGAAATAAACGTTCTGACGGAGAAAGAAAACGCAAGCAAATTGTCGCCGATTCCTCACCGGAAATGGAGATTGAAAAGTCATCGAAACTTCGTGAGGAACGAAGGAAAGTTGTCTCCGATTCTTCACCCGAAGAATTTGTCAAACGTAAGAAGATCAGTAAGAAAAAGACAGTTTTCACAGACTCTTCACCTGAACCATCTTCTAAACGTCgaagaattgagaaaaaaaagacgg ACCAAGGCAGCACTGAAATTGATAAAGAAATGGAAATTGCAAGGTCTAAATCATCGACCAGTAAAAAGACAAAAACTCAAGGACTTTTGACAGCCTCCTCCGCTTCAAATATCACAAATTCAG ATCAAAAAGTAGTTGGAGACCATGATGTTACTGACAGTGTGGATGTTCAACCTTCGTCATCCAGACGCAGATTCGACTGTGAGAAAAGGAGATCGACATCAATGATGGACGATTCTCCTCAATCTACGCCCAAGTCCTCCCACGCAAGCATAGTGCATACTCCAGCTACATTTCCTCGAATAAAGTCGACAGTGGCCCTTGCTCAACATCTTCCAAATTCGGACCAAGACTCTCATCAACTTCTACTATTATGTCTTCGACTGTTGCGGAATTTAACATCAGCGGTGGGCCAGTTAAAAGGAGACATGGTGCAGATGCGCGAGGATTGGTCCAATGACCGCAGAAGAAACGTTGAGAGACAG tgtgCCCGAATTTCTAGTCTCATCAATGTAAAGAAATCCTTATCGAAGAACATTGGTTTCATCCTGAAGCCTCTTATGACTAAAGAACTTCTCCAGCACTATACTGCCCAAAAAAAGACGGGAGACAAGTTGTTATTCACAACTTTACCAATATGGTCTTGCATAAAAG AGGAATTAAAGAAAGAAGCCAGCAAAAAGAAGATTCCAGAGTATAAAGATGCAGAACTGTTGCAAGGCTTGGGTGGTACCATCAATAATTGTCGttcctggaagaaaaacaACGAGGACCACAATGACAATAATGGCAGAGATGAGGAGGCAGCTGGAGGAAATGTTGTGGAAGATggtgcacaaaatgcagacgACTGA